From the genome of Perca fluviatilis chromosome 8, GENO_Pfluv_1.0, whole genome shotgun sequence:
AAGTCTGGTTCAATAATTCCCATACTGGATATGTACAATGGAGCTATATAGTGTGCAACAATATATTTATAAGGTGTGAATAGCATTTGGcacaaaatattatttattatttgatatttgtattttattaatattagtGGTTTAGCATGAAaggtgtgcgtatgtgtgtatgtggtgtgtaaGCACGGCGGCATATGTGCATTGATCACGTACCTTCTCAGGAAATGCACAGCAAATATAGTTTTATAATGTGCTACAACAATGAAGGCATTTTATTATTACTGCACTGTAatgtgtttttaagacatttgtCCTTTTATTACATCCCTTTTAAATTCACAATTAAGTTCTGCTCTTTGCATAGGATATTTTTAAGGGGCGGGGCAAGAGGGTCAGGAGAGGCTGGGGTACAGTTGTAAAAGTCTCAGGAGTCAGGTCAGGGTCAGGGAAAACTTCTAGGATTTTTAATATGTATGTGACCATGTGATGAATGTGATCCATTGTGTTATTTCACTTTTGACTTTTTGCATGTCATTTAAATTTCACACCACAAAACTAAACCATATTACTgttgcaaatgttttttgtttttactaaaTGCTTTCAGCCAAATTCTTAAGCTTGACACCGTGCTGTTTACTGCTCCATGATCACTGGTCCAACAGAAGCCACAATCTTAGGCTCAGCATTCATCTGGTCCACAGCCTCCACATCTCTCTTCATTTTGCTGGCGCATGACGGTTCACAGTTACTGCCGGGCATAGCTTGGCACACAGCTGTACTGCAGTGAATGTACACCTGAACAAGGAAAACTGTGTTGGCCGAGCAATACcaacatattttgttgtatgcaATCCTCATCAATGGATTTAACCATTACCTGTTTCTTCAGGGGTTGCAATGAATTGTGGTCCACTAAagtaaacattttgaaaaggaAACGCCTGTAGTGAGTAGGGAAGTCCAGACCAGAGGAGGAAACAACTGGAATCAGTGAGGACAAGTAGTGATCATCCTTGTTTGgacacctggatgaaaagaaagttaTTTCAAGGCAATGACACTGAAAATACATTGAATAAGAAAGTCAGTGTCATTCAGTCATTTCAGCCCATTAATACATCAACATGGCAGATATTAGCTTATCTGCTCTATTTTGTTTCTACAAAAAGGCCAAAGATATGTTGAGGTAGTTAAGAAAGACTTTCTctatagtttgtccaccaggataactgacaagtttatttttaaactctaAGGTGttcagtttatatatatatatatatatataagataatgttttggggcattttcagcctttatttttacaggacagctgaagacatgaaaggggagcgagaggggggaatgacatgcagcaaagggtcacaggtcagagtcgaacctgggcccgctgcgtcaaggagtaaacctctataaatGGGCACCCACTaaaccaactgagctatccaggcacccAAGGTGTCCACATTTAAGTCAAACACTTTTTAAGATTATAATCAGTTTTCCCAATGAGCAGACTGGATGATAGCAATGTAAAACATGTTGTAAATTGATATTTTAGTTACCCGTCTGTGATAATTTCCCACTGGGGCAGACTGGAAGGGTTGGGGCCACCGGTTACCCAACAGCGACCAAGAGTCAGGACAAGAAGGGAATCTGTCTTTTTAAGGAGTTGAACCTCCACGTACACAGAGTCCCTCAGTATTTTGGTCACAGGATAGTCTGCCTTCGTGTAGAAAGAGCTATAGGCCGCATCCACTGTCAGAGCAGAAACCAGTTATTGTGCCAGCCCACATTATGAAATGATCTACAAACACAGCAATGCTGCCAGGCTGACTTGAACTTACCTTGATTACAATCCTTTGTATAGCATTGTCCGTTAGCCAACCTCAGCTGTACACTGATGGGTCCCAGAGCAGCAACCGGTAGAGGAGGATCTTGTAGCGGTAATACTTCTACAACCACAGTTTCAATAGAAGTGCCAGTGAACCTACCCTGGAAGAGCAATCTGAAAAGAGTGAACTGGCATTATGTTGCTTGGCCAGAAATTTTTATACCACAAACGTATTAAAAAAAGGTAATCCCTTACTCAAAGGAGCTGTCCCTGGTAACGGCTCCAAAAGGCCCAATACCCACTTCAAATGAGGAAGACATCCTGTTCTGATAGATAATAACACCAGGCTCCTCCTACAAAAGTAAAACTGGCAGGTGGGGTaacaatgtttgaaaaaaaatgtattagttAAAAAGTGGAGAAAATCAAGCTCTTACCATAACAATGGTGCCACATGCAGTAACAGGAAATTGGTAAATCACAAACTCTGAATTGGAGTCAACATATGTACAGCCTGGACCATGTCCCAACAGTGAGATTGACTCAAGGTCAATGCTGGGCAGAGTGGCATCTTTGGCCACTACAACAATGAACTGGGCATCCTTGGTGACCTGGACAGTCACTGGTGGCACAAAAACAGTCAACAATGTGCCGAATGGTTTGATATTACAGACCAAAGAAAATGTAACATGACCAGTCTACAGCCATTCTAAGGAATATTTTAGGGTTTACTTAGGGTAgagctaagctaaatgctaacatcagcattcTAAGATACTGATAATTTTGACATGATGTTCACCATTTTAGTTTGGCATGTCAACCTTTGATAATTAGCTTCAATTTAAGTGCAGCTAAAGCTTATGGGAATGACAGTTTTGCAGGAATTGGACACCATTAAATCTAGACCTGATGCTGCTAGAGTGAAAAGTCAGAAAATCACCAAAGTCAATAATTCATCCTCTTGGATTTTGGATAGGATCTTGAATGTTTAGTCCAATAATATCCTTCTGCTGGTGTGGCTAAATTACAAAATGAGACCATAATATTAATGATCACAGTGGAATTTTATTCAGCAAAGGTTTATCAAAGTTAAACATATCCTCAGGTGACATATTGGCATTGGTAAAGTCACTGTAATATTATGCGTACATTGTGGAGCTTAACTCGAGTACTCCATTGTATGTTTTAACAAAGAAAATTACAGTAACTACTTAGATAAGTTACATGTACGACAAAGACATTTTACCATAGTAATATTCTATCTGGATCATTATAATTAGTAAAGTCATCCATTGATGTTACAATGCAGTATTTACTCAatacaacactttttttttttgtctaaaacCTACCTGCTTTTCCGAAGTAGCATCCTTGGCCATCAAAGCAGCAGCTAATCACTTTACATGCATCTGCAGAGATACCAGAACCTCCACAGGGGATTCTCTGGGCTGCTGCCACCTCACAACTCGGGAAAGAAGGTGAATGCTTGCGTTGCTGTGGTTGCGGTTGCGGTGGCGGCGGCGGTGGCTGCGGTTGCGGTAGTGGCCATGGtggcggtggtggtggtggctgcGGTTGCGGTGGTGGTGGCTGCGGTTGCGCTAGTGGCCATGGTGGCGGCGGTGGTGGCTGTGGTTGCGGTGGTCGCTGCAGTTGCTGTGGTTGTTGTGGATGTGGTGGTGGCTGCGGTTGCTGTGACTGTTGAACAGTTTGAGGAACCCGATGCCGGAAAAAAGATCCTGGAAGAACTAGTGGTACCTGAGGAAGTGTAGCGCCCTTTGTATACGGGTACTGAGCTTCTACCTTTGTCCAAACTAAGCACCCTAGCAGTGCTAGTGCCACTAAAGAGGTGACATTCCAGCGCTTTGCCATGATTAAACAGCAGTTTGACATGCACAGTCCCCAAGTTATATGTGCTGCCACATTTATACGTGACTGGTCTTGATGTTTTATAAACCCCACCTCTGAGGCCAAATAACCACAAACCACTATCTTTTAATAGCCACTTAAAAGCTACAGGGGCGTATTTTGTAATGTTGTGTTTCATTATTCAGATGGGTGATTTGAGAGGCCTTTTGTCAACTTCACAAGATCAGTTGTGGGACAAGGGGAAACACATGTTATCAGATCAGTAAATTGGGGTGGTTGACACATTGACATTAAAGTATTTATTGACAATTTAGGTCACAAAAACCCTTTCAAAGGTCTTTGTGACCTCAAGCTTTATTTGTTTgtcaaatgtttattttgctAGTGCGCAATGTTTTGTTTAGTTGGCAGATTGTCTTACACAACTAAACATTCAAATGTTTCcatgacacagacagagaacatGTAGATCCCTTCCTCAAAATGGTTTTTATGCAGACAATTAAGTTAAAACTATTCTGTATAACTTTTACTGAAATACTGTGTAACCTTTGCTAAACAGCTGCCTTTCAGGCTAAGTTGCAATTACAGCATTACATTGAATTTCCCCTCAATTTACCGCTATCTTTCTGAAGTTTGTTAAGGCTGTAGCAGCAAAGCCCCTGAGTTTGTTGAATTGAGCAAGTGTGAGTTTTATTGCTTTTCATTTGTAAGCAGAAGATTACGTAATACTTCTTTCAAAAATTGTGTAGTGTTAccttaaaggggcgctatgcagttttggcaatttaTTCGCTGTTTTCttgctttttgctcgcaggtttctctatagagctcccccctactccgccagatggattgcttcgcatttgcttggcatatccatctgggaactttccgttggagaacgtTTGGGAAGAGGGgggaaaatactggttagctgattggataaaccatctctctatcacctatgttggtgacagacgggccaaatcaaccaatcagatcaacgaagcgtatgaaaatacaaccacaagcccctgctgctgcaggcaaagcatagctcgttagctcagcaagcaagcaacatgtcggtaaaggatagttgccgtttgtgtaacgagaatttacaaataaaaggcaaaatttcaggttcccggtccatattccaaaagaaggatccaagagaaaaaagcattagcgagcagctaacagaattagggctaccgctgtctgaaaatactggttagctgattggataaaccatatGTCTATCATCACCTAAACCctcctcaaaaccaacgctgattggcccgatcgtttggcgaacggctccaaattttctctatctcaagatgccagactgatctgtgagtggaaaactggagctcccgagatcaggatggtctcacgaggctacccCCCTACAGCtttggaatagatatttggcaacactgttgTAAAAACTTGTTGGCGACTCTCCCCCCGcccatcttctccctctggtcatgtgcatttgttttcaaaggAGCTGGCACGCACTGAGCCATATCCACTGAGGTAGACAGCTAGTAAGCTAGCTAGTAAGCCCGTAACAGACAGCGATCATAATAAAAACCTTTACAGACAATAGCAAACCGACTGAGGTCACAATAACAAGAAATACAAAGATTAAACAGAGTTTATCCCAAAGATACGTAGTGCAACAGCAAGAACACCAGGTCAGCATCGGATTTGCAGGcttctgtttgtctcagttctCGCCATTCTGAAAACACAGGTCCgatgtttactcgtgtctgactcctcgctcggtcagtttgccgtttcctctttctctgttcctccgacaatgctttcctagctttctgcttcttttttgcgaTGACGATAGTGTggaaaactccatcgctaccttgttcttatagcta
Proteins encoded in this window:
- the LOC120564143 gene encoding zona pellucida sperm-binding protein 4-like, encoding MSNCCLIMAKRWNVTSLVALALLGCLVWTKVEAQYPYTKGATLPQVPLVLPGSFFRHRVPQTVQQSQQPQPPPHPQQPQQLQRPPQPQPPPPPPWPLAQPQPPPPQPQPPPPPPPWPLPQPQPPPPPPQPQPQQRKHSPSFPSCEVAAAQRIPCGGSGISADACKVISCCFDGQGCYFGKAVTVQVTKDAQFIVVVAKDATLPSIDLESISLLGHGPGCTYVDSNSEFVIYQFPVTACGTIVMEEPGVIIYQNRMSSSFEVGIGPFGAVTRDSSFELLFQGRFTGTSIETVVVEVLPLQDPPLPVAALGPISVQLRLANGQCYTKDCNQVDAAYSSFYTKADYPVTKILRDSVYVEVQLLKKTDSLLVLTLGRCWVTGGPNPSSLPQWEIITDGCPNKDDHYLSSLIPVVSSSGLDFPTHYRRFLFKMFTLVDHNSLQPLKKQVYIHCSTAVCQAMPGSNCEPSCASKMKRDVEAVDQMNAEPKIVASVGPVIMEQ